agCTATATAACACCACATGTCCTTATGAGGTGACAGTCTATAATAACATACTATACTCCATGATATCACTGTACGTTAATGCTTCTCCTTACCCGCTTTCTCCTTCTTCAGCCGGTGGCGATGCTCCTGTTTACTTCTCACTTCCGCCCACAAGAGAAGTATCCCCGGGAGTGACGTCATCACATGGTGTGCACGCCCATTCACTGGCAGATGAGGCTCAGACAGTTCCCCGCTGCCAGCCGTTGAGATGGCGGCAGTCGCGGTGAGGTCGCTGGCTGCAGCGGGCGGGCGAAGGCTTTTCCTGCTGTGCGGGCGTCGGCAGGCGGGTGAGGAGTGGGGGTGGTGCGGGGAAGTGGTGGGGGAGAAAGCGGTGGCCAAGGTGAAATGAAGGACACGGGCCGGAAATAGCAGACACCTGATGACATTCTCCCAAATCAACAGAACATGCCCCCAAACTCTTCAGTTACCCCAAAACATGCCCTCAAGTCACCCTCAGAACATGCCCCGAGTTTTCAGACACCCCGGGCACATgccctcccccacccccaaacTTTCCATTTAACCCCGCCCTCCTGCACCCCAAAGCATGCTCCCAACATGGTCTGCAATAGGTCACCCCCAGACCGTACTTCACACGGGTGCCCCTAAATAAATCCATAAATTATCCAGATTAACCccaagcccccctccccccagtccagGTATAATGTCTGTTACCCCACCCCCAAAGAATGTGTCCAGGTGTAACATCTGTCACCCCACAGAATGTGTTCAGCGTAATGTCTGTGATCTCCACCCAGACCATGTCCAGGTGTAATGTCGCCCCCCCCCATAATATGTCCAAGTGTAAGTCTGTCACCCCCACAGAACGTGTTCAGGTGTAACGCCTGTCACCTCCCCCCCCATAATATGTCCAGATGTaagtatcaccccccccccccgcccattaaCGTGTCACCTCCACAGAACGTGTTAAGGTGTAATGTCtgtcaccaacccccccccccccccccccaataatgtcATCCCCACAGAACATGTTCAGGTGAAGACATCTCTATCCAGCCAGTCCCATGTTTATCAGCTATGACCTTAGGCCAGGGAACagggatagagatgagcgaacttacagtaaattcgattcgtcacaaacttctcggctcggcagttgatgacttatctggcataaattagttcagccttcaggtgctccggtgggctggaaaaggtgtatacattcctaggaaagagtctcctaggactgtatccaccttttccagcccaccggagcacctgaaagctgaactcatttatgcaggaaaagtcatcaactgccgagccgagaagttcgtgacgaattgaatttactgtaagttcactcatctctaatcagggATGATGCACAGCGAGATGGTGCCCCTGAGGTCAGCAAGTTATGGCAGAGAGTGTCAGTAGGGCCTCAAAATTTTATCAAACCAACACTGATAAATTAAAACAATGGACCTCTGCTTATTTTCCAGCCCTGACACGGTCACCCTGGTGCTCTGCTCGAACCTTATCGGTTACCTCTGTTGTAAGATCAACAGACCAGAAGTTTCCCCCACCTTTTCCAGATGTCTCCCCGTCAGACGTGGCAGAGGAACAGAGTGCTTCACCTCCCAGGTAGGATGAGGTGCCTCACAGTCACCATATGTGGGGGACTCATGGGGTCCTGGTCTGATCACAGCTGTGGCTGCAGGTACACGGACCAGGGAGGAGAGGAATCGGAGGGTTACGAGAGCGAGGAACAGCTCCAGCAGCGCATCCTCTCCGCTGCCCTGCCCTTCGTGCCTGAGTATGGCTGGAGCTCAGAGGCTATTGCAGAGGGGGCAAAGGTAAGTCCTGGCTCAGTGAGGTTGGTCTCTAGGCGAGGGAAGGCATCGTTGACCTCTTTCTTCTGTTTACAGTCCCTGGATCTGTCTGCAGCTGCAGCAGGAATGTGTGAGAATGGTGGCAGTGAGCTCGTCCTGCACTTTGTTTCTCTGTGTAATAAAAACCTGACTGAACTACTGGAGCAAGAGCACAAACTGGTCCAGCTGGGCAGCGCTGAGTGAGTACGGGGGGCATGAAGCTCCCTATAACATATACGTCACATAATATTCAGGGCACAGGATATAGGATATGTCACATAATGATTAACACTCGTCTCTTATATATGATACTGCAGGAAGAAGCCAACAGCACAGTTtctgagagatgcagtggagttTCGGCTGAAGATGCTCGTCCCGTACATTGGACGGTGGCCACAGGTAGCTCCATTATCATAATGACTAtattttccatattcagaagctaTATCTGTAAAGTGGTGATGTGGCCTTTTGTATAATACTAGATTTTGCCTGCGGCTTCGCttgcgttaaatttggggtaacatagatctactttttacaatccaatagtaatgaggccgctctgggtaaagtatatgggcatccaaacaaccccaaTTCTTtcgactttgatcgccgcatctaaagagtaaatgccggacatctgccgagacggcgagctcagctcctgagttcgcttcataaccctcccgtgccacaGCGCTGGGTATACCCGGccttctgcggcaaggggttaattcatacaaactttaaacccccgtttcaccccttcaggggtggaattttagaaaacgttaaaacacatgtttctttatctcttattgttagcctaaaaacaaagttttatgcttctagcttcaaaaatgacagacctccatacaaactttcaacccctatttcacccccttaagggttgaatttcgaaaaatcctttcttattcctcgtctgtcttaaaaacaacacctgtgaaaaaattcagctttcgaggtccaagggtttaggctgggcgttgagtcagtccttctctttttttttttttttatatatagataaagTAAAGCCTGGAAGTGATGACCTCACTGCTGTATAATATCCACAGCTGTACAATATACATGGATTAGCCATAAGATCAAAAccacctgcctaatattgtgtgccGCCAAAATAGCTCTAGCCAGTTGAGGCCTGGGTTCCACTAGATCTGAGGGTGTTCTGTGGCGTTTGACACTAAGAtaaagcagcagaagtcctgtatgTTGTGAGGTCAGGCCTCCATGGATTGGTATTGTTTTCCAGTACAGATGCTCGATCATAGGTTTTGCAGCAGAACAttgcctagagcagtgtttcccaaccagggtgtcttcagctgaggcaaaactacaacacccaacatgcccggacagctgaaggctggatctcaggcacttagcagtcatttggcgatcggacagcgaggaggaaggtaggggctctctttctgtcctgtaagctgttcgggatgccgcgatttcaacgCAGTGAtcacgaacagctccctgagctaaccagcaatgtcttactttcactttagacgcagagttcaactttgaactccgcatctaaagggttaattgcacaccgcaatcagtgccatgcgctattagccacgggtcccagccgttgttagaggccgggcccgacccgccatGATGCGGGGCCACACCGTAGCCTTgctttatagaaagggagtgggtggagggcgtataggtacaccctccgtccccaacaggttaagtgtAACTTTTATAACTGTCTGCTATGTGCgaaaaaactgaaatagtcaGCACTtccatttatatgatgtgcaggtGCACACTGTCATGGCAGATAAAAACATACAAAAGAATAGCATCATGTACCTGAAATATGAGGTTACAGCCTGTCTGGTTTAATGGTTTTCAGTTGTAATTGCAACTCTTTTACAGGCAATGGGGATTCTTCTTTTGCCCCACAATATTCCCTCCAGCCTGAAGCTCCTTACAGACATGGTGGATGACATATGGCACTACGCCAGTGACCAGTCTACAGATGTGAGTTGTCAGAACCCCCTATGTCTGAGCTGACTATGTTGTATCTCTGGTGGTGACAGTGTTTGAACAGGTCCCCTCTTGTATACATAACCCTCTACCCCACCAGATAGGTTACTGTCCACAGGTCATTTTCCTCCAGTGCTGACTAGCTCCCACTGATGTCATGTTTGCAGGTCAGCTGGTACACACGCAGGGCGGTGCTGGCCGGAATCTATAACACCACCGAGCTTGTCATGATGCAGGACACCTCACCAGATTACGAGGACACATGGAACTTCCTGCACAATCGTGTCTCTGAGGCCATGACTATGGGAGAGTCTGTAAAACAGGTACACGCACGGCTGGAGTGGACACTGACCCATAGGGAATATTTCAATCTGCATTTTTCTCAACTGTGGCATAAATTGTGCAACCCTTTTGTGTGTCACTTTTTCATCTATAATACTTTTAATATGTTTTAGACACACTGCACCTCATTCAGCATGATTTGTAACAACTTCAAGATAGCATAAAAGTCTACACTAGAAATAAGACCGTCTAATGCTGTGCTAAATCTTTCAAACAGTCTGAGCTAATCCTAAAACTGTCCATTCACTTTGTGTTATCTCGCTGTTGCAGTGTCCATTGTCTCTTTACTGTAGGTGACTGCTACAGGAGAAGCTGTGATCCAGGGCTTGATGGGAGCTGCGGTTACTGTGAGTATCCAGGGGCAGGTCAGAAGGGTACTTGTAATGTTAGCAGGTTGTGGCTGAAGTGCAATTTCAGGAATGAGGTTAGTGTAGGACACTGAGTGGTCTGCATGTTCTGTCCAGCTGGGGGATGAGCAGACAGCACTGTACATCATATAGGGAACAGATCACTGAGTCACATTATTTTCCTCTTTTCCAGTTAAAGAATCTGACGGGACTGAACCAGCGTCGATGAAGCACTTACCCCTTCCCCTGTCATGTATTAAAAGTATGTACACGGCAGCGATGTCCTGTGTTTGTGCGGCAATTCCCTGCTCTCTACCAGCTTTAGAGGCAGGcagtgactttaaaggggttatccaggaaaaaatgtttttatatatatctggctccagaaagttaaacagatttgtaaattactttttttaaaaaaaatcttaatcctttcagtacttatgagctgctgaagttgagttgttcttttctaagtgctctctgatgacacctgtcttgggaactgtccagtttagaagtaaatccccatagcaaacctcttctactctgtgcagttcccgagacaagcagagatgtcagcagagagcactgtttccagacagaaaacaacaactcaacttcagcagctgataattattgaaaggattaagattttttaatagaagtaatttacaaatctgtaactttctggagccagttgataagaaaaagttttttcctggataacccctttaatgttcacttCTCACTTCTATAAAACAAGAAGATCCTAATTGAGAGAAGAAATGAACTAAATCCTATCCCTACCACCACCCCAGCAAAAACTTCTTTCTTCCTtatgatataaataaatataaatgtatgaAATGGGTCTCCTCAGGCGTGCCAGTCATTGTGGAGTATTAGGTCTTggctaaattaaaaaaataattttttttgtttgtgttattgaTTTAAATTGTTGAGAGCGAGTCCATACAGACTGCATACAACACAGTGTATTATACTGCATTGTAGCTCTATAGTTAAAATAAAAACCAATCAGTGGTCTGAGGAGCCTCAGTGTAGGCCAGGCATTAAAGGgtggccacctcccatagacatgaagggagcgTGTcatgatgggggataagatgtctaaggctggaataccccttcaaagtggtttccaccataaggtgattttagtatgtacctggcagacagtaatggacatatctgcacttgtcttggggctaaatggctatgttgtgagattaccataacactgtggctagctgtttgtgaactagtatttcctgtttgacttttctttttttttactacaaatcccacaattccatcttcctccctcccacacatcagtcaccccacccattgaaacataaatgagctgcatccattcaaatcagtgtggttttcaatcagggtgcctccagctgttgcattagttgcagattgatccctccacccattgaagcagacaggctccctgtcatcag
The sequence above is a segment of the Hyla sarda isolate aHylSar1 chromosome 6, aHylSar1.hap1, whole genome shotgun sequence genome. Coding sequences within it:
- the COQ9 gene encoding ubiquinone biosynthesis protein COQ9, mitochondrial, with product MAAVAVRSLAAAGGRRLFLLCGRRQAALTRSPWCSARTLSVTSVVRSTDQKFPPPFPDVSPSDVAEEQSASPPRYTDQGGEESEGYESEEQLQQRILSAALPFVPEYGWSSEAIAEGAKSLDLSAAAAGMCENGGSELVLHFVSLCNKNLTELLEQEHKLVQLGSAEKKPTAQFLRDAVEFRLKMLVPYIGRWPQAMGILLLPHNIPSSLKLLTDMVDDIWHYASDQSTDVSWYTRRAVLAGIYNTTELVMMQDTSPDYEDTWNFLHNRVSEAMTMGESVKQVTATGEAVIQGLMGAAVTLKNLTGLNQRR